In Musa acuminata AAA Group cultivar baxijiao chromosome BXJ3-11, Cavendish_Baxijiao_AAA, whole genome shotgun sequence, one DNA window encodes the following:
- the LOC103970832 gene encoding myb family transcription factor MOF1-like: MGNCGRNGAVRQYTRSKVPRLRWTPDLHHCFVNAIERLGGQEKATPKLVLQLMDVRGLTISHVKSHLQMYRSLRNDMGRQELQARKQSWDENDGGADERDDAGSCSYSKPTHQGFQSQSMYSSTLPPLKRARMETAATSKSWHCSHFLGERIASQSCFDDYTPAAALGVERGIKEEALRWQKHAALLPFHHSPKFKVSGSRVEESISFKVNVLDHKHRQAARKLRSEEGGCKSKCRSHSEATENEEACNCSLSLSLSPYSTQRSDASFAGKGGFGFCSSAGRSISECSAYPGGHRINLDLSMSICGS, translated from the exons ATGGGAAACTGCGGGAGGAATGGTGCTGTGAGACAGTACACAAGGTCCAAGGTTCCTCGGTTGAGATGGACTCCTGATCTCCACCATTGCTTCGTGAACGCCATCGAGAGGCTTGGAGGCCAGGAGA AGGCTACACCCAAGCTGGTGCTGCAGCTGATGGATGTCCGAGGCTTAACCATATCGCATGTGAAGAGCCATCTCCAG ATGTATAGGAGCCTAAGGAACGACATGGGCAGACAAG AGCTGCAAGCAAGGAAGCAGTCATGGGATGAGAATGATGGTGGTGCTGATGAGCGAGATGATGCTGGTTCCTGCTCCTACTCAAAACCCACTCATCAGGGATTCCAGTCCCAGTCCATGTACAGCAGCACCCTCCCTCCTCTGAAAAG GGCTCGGATGGAGACAGCAGCCACCTCCAAAAGTTGGCATTGCAGCCACTTTCTCGGTGAGAGGATCGCCTCCCAGTCCTGCTTTGATGATTATACGCCAGCGGCGGCCTTGGGTGTTGAGAGGGGAATCAAAGAGGAGGCACTCAGATGGCAGAAACATGCTGCTCTCTTGCCATTTCATCATTCTCCCAAGTTCAAAGTTTCAGGATCTAGGGTGGAAGAATCCATCTCTTTTAAG GTCAACGTTCTCGACCACAAGCATCGCCAAGCAGCACGTAAGCTCAGGTCCGAAGAGGGGGGCTGCAAGAGCAAATGCCGATCGCACAGCGAGGCTACGGAGAACGAGGAAGCCTGCAACTGCTCCTTGTCGCTGTCCTTGTCGCCGTATTCTACGCAGCGGAGCGACGCATCTTTCGCAGGGAAAGGAGGCTTTGGCTTCTGTTCTTCCGCGGGAAGAAGCATCAGCGAATGCTCGGCTTACCCCGGTGGCCACAGAATCAATCTGGATCTGTCCATGTCCATCTGTGGTTCTTGA
- the LOC135652460 gene encoding uncharacterized protein LOC135652460 yields the protein MATGEETREAAEESFEIGGAEDASGSAYGGKAEEGMTPWEQHAAVINLPRYDYAAPSSLLHESRSGFLITCPIKREKSATKEAISLLEEFVSCTSRSSETCSTEIPAKKRKLSIGVDPENAESEEKNGVNSVLEASGEDLKGRNILSLMKLTRSGLLLFTFPNNISCPVVGVVSNIFQFLRSGKLKPPLWCHRIFPIQETCVLEEKDLQLVVSKLMREYLGKDQEKLERTIKFAVGYNRRGIDETEMKSQKHTNKGSVGSTLLDREACFKVVAGAVKAVAKNSVVDLRSPEVAVLVELLPISGVPLGSLVVGVSVLPLEIVTTKPRLCVKSLVADINVTTRNV from the exons ATGGCGACGGGTGAGGAGACGAGAGAAGCAGCAGAAGAGAGCTTCGAGATAGGGGGAGCAGAGGACGCATCGGGGTCTGCCTACGGTGGGAAGGCGGAGGAGGGCATGACGCCTTGGGAGCAGCACGCAGCGGTGATCAACCTCCCCCGTTACGACTACGCCGCCCCCTCCTCGCTTCTTCACGAATCCCGCTCCGGGTTTCTCATCACCTGCCCCATCA AACGTGAGAAAAGTGCCACAAAGGAAGCCATTTCCCTTCTTGAAGAG TTTGTTAGCTGTACATCTAGAAGTAGTGAGACCTGCAGTACAGAGATTCCTGCCAAGAAAAGGAAACTATCTATAGGAGTAGATCCTGAAAATGCTGAAAGCGAAGAAAAGAATGGAGTCAATAGTGTTTTGGAGGCTTCTG GTGAGGATCTCAAAGGGAGGAATATTCTTTCATTGATGAAGCTAACAAGGAGTGGTTTGCTTCTGTTCACCTTTCCTAACAATATTTCCTGTCCCGTGGTTGGTGTAGTATCAAATATATTTCAGTTTTTGAGATCTGGAAAGCTGAAACCTCCTCT CTGGTGCCATCGCATCTTTCCTATTCAAGAAACTTGTGTCCTTGAGGAGAAGGATCTACAATTAGTTGTTTCAAAACTTATGCGAGAATACTTGGGCAAAGATCAGGAGAAACTTGAGCGGACTATTAAG TTTGCAGTCGGATATAACAGAAGAGGCATTGATGAGACAGAGATGAAGTCACAGAAACATACTAATAAGGGCTCAGTGGGATCAACCTTGTTGGATCGTGAAGCATGTTTCAAAGTTGTAGCAGGGGCAGTTAAAGCTGTTGCAAAAAATTCAGTAGTCGATCTTAGGTCTCCCGAG GTGGCTGTGCTTGTAGAACTATTACCCATTTCAGGGGTTCCACTTGGATCATTAGTGGTTGGAGTATCTGTTCTTCCACTAGAAATTGTCACCACCAAGCCTCGGCTCTGCGTCAAGTCTCTTGTTGCTGATATAAATGTTACAACGAGAAATGTTTAA
- the LOC135652173 gene encoding protein NUCLEOLAR COMPLEX ASSOCIATED 4-like, producing the protein MASPAKKRKQPQGNEERRKRRSGGTLALDDLKALGHQLLSSRAHINNLPVLLSFLSPSSPVALALESLISIQSFFVPLFPEIPSSLSVPNKRSEAPTDDGEEKDVELVFKDWLRERFGEFLNGLIEITVSEQSVDALRDVALDAIMDFVKLGKDGRFHSAIYHRFLHRIVRATSAVDPLLDLLGPKYFKYIDVRYFTYTSMDKIIKSFESKIGKATFHSDEDSSKLSSMEFPVRIMYNILSRCPPSEAEKEQSYEMWSQLGISSKVGKLSSNDPVSDAEPENSRKVDTDVSSSSHITKKIKLKFAKAWISFLKLPLPVDVYKEVLASIHQTIIPYLANPSILCDFLTRSYDIGGVVSVMALNGLFILMTQHGLEYPKFYEKLYALLTPAIFMAKHRAGFLQLLDTCLKSSYLPAYLAATFAKKLSRLALAVPPSGALIIIAVIHNLLRRHPAINFLVHQPIGDENDRGTSVEDNRSGEDARESDNGNINLSAKLGTDPFNIQECDPAKSNAMRSSLWEIETLRHHYTPAVSRFVASLENDLTVRAKTSEVTVADFSSGSYATVFREEVRRRIKQVPIAFYKVIPSSLFDNSEFPGWTFGNQQNDKQELNARQNEVTV; encoded by the exons ATGGCGTCTCCAGCCAAGAAACGGAAGCAACCCCAAGGGaatgaggagaggaggaagaggagaagcggCGGAACCCTGGCCCTAGACGACCTCAAAGCCCTCGGGCACCAGCTCCTCTCTTCCCGCGCCCACATCAACAACCTCCCCGtcctcctctccttcctctctccGTCCTCCCCAGTCGCCCTTGCCCTTGAATCCCTCATCTCTATCCAATCCTTCTTCGTTCCGCTCTTCCCTGAGATCCCTTCGTCGTTGTCCGTCCCTAACAAGCGATCCGAGGCTCCCACCGATGATGGCGAAGAGAAGGACGTCGAGTTGGTTTTCAAGGACTGGCTCAGGGAGAGGTTCGGGGAGTTCTTGAATGGTCTTATTGAGATCACTGTCTCGGAGCAATCCGTCGATGCCCTCAGG GATGTCGCCCTGGATGCGATTATGGATTTTGTCAAGCTGGGAAAGGACGGAAGATTCCACTCGGCTATTTATCATAGGTTTCTGCATAGAATT GTCCGTGCTACATCTGCTGTTGATCCTTTGTTAGACTTGCTTGGACCAAAGTATTTCAAGTACATAGATGTTCG GTATTTTACCTATACAAGTATGGACAAGATTATCAAAAGTTTCGAATCAA AAATTGGAAAAGCTACTTTTCACAGTGATGAAGACAGCTCTAAACTAAG TAGTATGGAGTTTCCTGTTCGCATAATGTACAATATTTTGTCCCGTTGCCCTCCTTCAGAAGCTGAGAAAGAACAAAGTTATGAAATGTGGAGTCAATTGG GTATCTCATCCAAAGTAGGGAAGTTGTCTTCTAATGATCCGGTTTCAGATGCAGAACCAGAAAACTCGAGGAAAGTTGACACTGAT GTTTCATCTTCAAGCCACATAACCAAAAAGATCAAGTTAAAGTTTGCCAAAGCTTggatttcctttctcaaattaccACTTCCTGTTGATGTGTACAAGGAG GTTCTTGCTTCAATCCATCAGACCATTATTCCATATTTAGCAAACCCTTCCATCCTTTG TGATTTTTTAACTAGGTCATATGACATTGGAGGTGTAGTTAGTGTAATGGCACTTAATGGCCTTTTCATCCTCATGACACAACATGGTTTGGAGTATCCCAAATTTTATGAAAAACTTTATGCATTGTTGACCCCAGCGATTTTCATGGCAAAACATCGAGCAGGGTTTTTGCAA CTCCTGGATACCTGTTTAAAATCATCGTATCTTCCAGCATATCTTGCTGCTACATTTGCCAAGAAATTGAGTAGACTGGCTCTCGCAGTACCACCATCTGGAGCGCTTATTATTATTGCTGTAATTCACAATTTATTGCGGAGGCATCCAGCAATTAATTTTTTAGTTCATCAG CCAATTGGTGATGAAAATGACAGAGGTACTTCTGTGGAAGATAATAGATCTGGTGAGGATGCAAGGGAATCAGACAATGGGAACATCAATCTGAGCGCAAAGCTTGGCACTGATCCATTTAACATTCAAGAGTGTGACCCTGCTAAGTCGAATGCCATGC GAAGTTCTTTATGGGAAATTGAAACTCTCCGACATCATTACACCCCAGCTGTCTCCAG ATTTGTGGCTTCTCTTGAGAATGATCTCACAGTTAGAGCCAAAACATCCGAAGTAACTGTTGCAGATTTCAGTTCTGGGTCTTATGCCACAGTATTCAGAGAAGAG GTCCGGCGGCGGATAAAGCAGGTTCCGATTGCATTTTACAAAGTTATTCCATCCTCCCTATTTGACAACTCCGAATTTCCTGGCTGGACTTTCGGCAATCAGCAAAATGACAAGCAAGAACTGAATGCTAGACAAAACGAGGTTACAGTTTGA
- the LOC135652601 gene encoding protein SAR DEFICIENT 4-like, with translation MTSSPPPAPGGYAFLDAATLRRILPLSALIPHFRSSLPALSAAVHSPPRSAFALPSSPSDSLLLMPSWSSDPSLPYIGVKIVTSFPGNSALHRLPGVHASYSLFHAATGVPLVALDGLRLTLLRTASVSALAASLLARRDARVLVMVGAGSLAPFLIAAHRLVRPGIDRVIVWNRTPDKARILARSLQEEEGGADEAVTFEYAENLEEVVGLADVVTCATSSESPIIRGAKLKPGAHLDLVGSFSPRMRECDDEALARGRVFVDFEVAMEEAGELVGAFDRGVISPADVAGTLVELVGGAKSGRRSDDQLTVFKSVGTAVVDLLAAQLAYENFLQESS, from the exons ATGACGTCTTCGCCTCCACCGGCTCCCGGCGGCTACGCCTTCCTGGACGCCGCCACGCTTCGCCGCATCCTGCCCCTCTCCGCCCTCATCCCCCATTTCCGCTCCTCCCTCCCCGCCCTCTCTGCCGCCGTCCACTCCCCTCCCCGCAGCGCCTTCGCCCTCCCCTCCTCCCCGTCCGACTCCCTCCTCCTCATGCCCTCTTGGTCCTCAGATCCCTCCCTCCCCTACATCGGCGTCAAGATCGTCACCTCCTTCCCCGGCAACTCCGCCCTCCACCGCCTTCCCGGCGTCCACGCCTCCTACTCCCTCTTCCACGCCGCCACCGGCGTCCCCCTTGTCGCCCTAGACGGCTTACGGCTCACCCTCCTCCGCACCGCCTCCGTCTCCGCCCTTGCTGCCTCCCTCCTCGCCCGCCGCGACGCCCGCGTCCTCGTCATGGTCGGCGCCGGCTCGCTCGCCCCTTTCCTCATCGCTGCCCACCGCCTCGTCCGCCCCGGCATCGACCGGGTCATCGTCTGGAATCGGACCCCCGACAAAGCTCGGATCTTGGCGCGGAGTCTGCAAGAAGAGGAGGGCGGCGCGGATGAAGCCGTGACCTTTGAGTACGCGGAGAACTTGGAAGAGGTGGTCGGGCTGGCGGACGTGGTGACCTGCGCCACGAGCTCGGAGAGCCCCATCATCCGAGGGGCGAAGCTGAAGCCCGGGGCGCATCTGGATCTAGTGGGTTCGTTTAGCCCTCGGATGCGGGAGTGCGACGATGAGGCGCTGGCTCGGGGAAGGGTTTTTGTGGATTTCGAGGTGGCCATGGAGGAGGCGGGGGAGTTGGTCGGCGCGTTTGACAGAGGTGTCATCTCGCCGGCGGATGTGGCTGGTACGCTGGTGGAGTTGGTTGGTGGGGCAAAGTCTGGGCGGAGGAGCGACGATCAGTTGACCGTGTTCAAATCTGTGGGAACCGCAGTCGTCGACCTCCTTGCTGCTCAACTGGCGTACGAGAACTTTTTGCAAG AATCATCATAA
- the LOC135652261 gene encoding uncharacterized protein LOC135652261, translating to MDPSASKVQKSKAATDATASKDEGSDISKYSQSVPDVGFKYGANQDGVPSAWSLQDRLLLCQGERCWLQDLTSNAPPPPTTGSQDPRDEQVNDVSRGFIDRLQLCKDERRQLQEQGLSKAQANACKKLVLDYLKIKQERKHSSAKARKGRRNPDARHIEATVEPLGQKK from the exons ATGGATCCCTCTGCTTCCAAGGTGCAGAAATCAAAGGCAGCAACGGATGCCACTGCATCCAAG GATGAAGGCAGCGACATCTCCAAGTACTCGCAGAGCGTCCCCGACGTCGGGTTCAAGTACGGCGCCAACCAAGATGGGGTCCCTTCTGCCTGGAGCTTGCAAGACCGACTCCTCCTCTGCCAAGGGGAACGCTGCTGGCTCCAAGATCTCACAAGCAACGCACCGCCGCCTCCAACAACAGGCTCCCAAGATCCGAGG GATGAGCAGGTGAATGATGTGAGCAGGGGGTTCATTGATCGGTTACAGCTGTGCAAGGACGAACGTCGCCAACTCCAAGAGCAG GGTCTATCGAAAGCACAGGCTAATGCCTGTAAGAAGCTTGTTCTCGACTATCTGAAGATAAAACAGGAAAGAAAGCATTCTTCTGCTAAAGCAAGAAAG GGAAGGCGAAATCCCGATGCTCGCCACATTGAAGCTACTGTGGAACCACTCGGTCAGAAGAAGTAA